A single Anopheles funestus chromosome 2RL, idAnoFuneDA-416_04, whole genome shotgun sequence DNA region contains:
- the LOC125774740 gene encoding tachykinins-like isoform X4 → MSRPFVMLACFAFLANVCVSEHPVDGIARPDDDRPNYMAFNENAFNDNDLPPPSPSPTDDSRMPPGDHGTDGLARGLYSWGGMPRWRISPELLDGLRAALEVENDMFMPHNEQLFRTAQNDNKENGRVDFGFGAERNLPKRAPTGFTGMRGRRVPSGFNGVRGKKSLSLFSWNNQASRGGPNSYRDGKRAPSGFMGMRGKKSFDNALDERWSLDELNSNQMAKEYPNFLVLDPAYGPSMHLNAAPPKRVPNGFMGLRGK, encoded by the exons ATGAGTCGACCTTTCGTAATGCTGGCGTGCTTCGCGTTCCTCGCTAACGTGTGTGTTTCG GAACACCCCGTCGATGGTATCGCGAGACCCGATGACGATAGGCCCAATTACATGGCATTCAACGAAAATGCATTCAACGATAACGACCTTCCACCGCCATCTCCTTCACCGACCGATGATTCACGGATGCCACCGGGTGACCACGGTACGGATGGATTAGCCCGGGGTCTGTACAGCTGGGGTGGAATGCCCCGATGGCGCATCAGCCCGGAGCTGCTGGATGGGCTAAG GGCAGCCCTCGAGGTGGAAAACGACATGTTTATGCCGCACAACGAGCAG CTATTCCGGACGGCTCAGAACGACAACAAAGAGAATGGACGGGTTGACTTTGGGTTCGGTGCTGAACGAAATCTTCCCAAACGAGCTCCGACAGGATTTACGGGCATGCGAGGACGACGGGTTCCTTCCGGGTTTAATG GAGTGCGGGGCAAGAAGTCACTCTCTCTGTTCAGTTGGAACAATCAAGCGTCACGCGGTGGTCCAAACTCTTACCGAGATGGCAAACGGGCTCCTTCCGGATTCATGG GAATGCGTGGAAAGAAAAGCTTTGACAATGCGCTGGACGAACGATGGAGTTTGGACGAACTG AACTCTAACCAAATGGCTAAAGAATATCCCAACTTTCTCGTACTTGATCCTGCGTATGGTCCCTCGATGCACCTTAATGCGGCACCTCCGAAAAGAGTTCCAAACGGGTTTATGGGACTACGTGGGAAATAA
- the LOC125765249 gene encoding cytochrome b5 domain-containing protein 1 yields MDSKLPPTKTYFLRDEVVIHNNETSAWVIIHGVVIDITPLFTADRKKATLKKTLQWLLAFAGQDLSLFFHNNELTPIERTNRNGERVPVFVPCLERNPATQCCWYRDPALVIGRITFHPCPVKIINTLTFHETEMIVCYEDTIGDVREKYLRYNDNAKQYEWRKDLSEGSEVGMLRMDKTLTENGYQVNLRSSVPVIWIFYILPPDTTNEADSLSGKYNPANGRSSSESEALRLTTLQ; encoded by the exons ATGGACTCAAAATTGCCACcgacaaaaacatattttctgcGCGATGAAGTCGTAATCCATAACAATGAAACTAGTGCGTGGGTTATCATCCATGGAGTTGTTATCGACATTACTCCGTTGTTTACTgcagacagaaaaaaagccacaTTAAAGAAG ACTCTGCAATGGTTATTGGCATTTGCGGGCCAAGATTTAAGCTTGTTCTTCCATAACAACGAGCTTACTCCGATCGAGCGTACCAACCGCAACGGAGAACGGGTTCCGGTCTTTGTGCCCTGTTTGGAGCGTAATCCTGCCACCCAGTGCTGCTGGTACAGGGATCCGGCTCTGGTCATTGGACGCATAACATTCCACCCATGCCCGGTGAAAATTATCAACACATTGACATTCCACGAGACGGAAATGATCGTTTGTTACGAAGATACGATCGGTGACGTGCGGGAAAAGTACTTGCGCTACAACGACAACGCGAAGCAGTACGAATGGCGAAAAGATCTGTCGGAG GGTTCGGAAGTTGGGATGCTACGGATGGATAAAACACTTACCGAAAATGGATATCAGGTCAATCTGCGCAGTTCAGTACCGGtaatttggattttttataTCTTACCTCCGGACACAACGAACGAGGCGGATTCTTTATCCGGAAAATATAACCCAGCAAATGGGCGATCATCAAGCGAAAGCGAAGCGCTAAGACTCACCACCTTGCAATGA
- the LOC125774740 gene encoding tachykinins-like isoform X3 gives MSRPFVMLACFAFLANVCVSQEHPVDGIARPDDDRPNYMAFNENAFNDNDLPPPSPSPTDDSRMPPGDHGTDGLARGLYSWGGMPRWRISPELLDGLRAALEVENDMFMPHNEQLFRTAQNDNKENGRVDFGFGAERNLPKRAPTGFTGMRGRRVPSGFNGVRGKKSLSLFSWNNQASRGGPNSYRDGKRAPSGFMGMRGKKSFDNALDERWSLDELNSNQMAKEYPNFLVLDPAYGPSMHLNAAPPKRVPNGFMGLRGK, from the exons ATGAGTCGACCTTTCGTAATGCTGGCGTGCTTCGCGTTCCTCGCTAACGTGTGTGTTTCG CAGGAACACCCCGTCGATGGTATCGCGAGACCCGATGACGATAGGCCCAATTACATGGCATTCAACGAAAATGCATTCAACGATAACGACCTTCCACCGCCATCTCCTTCACCGACCGATGATTCACGGATGCCACCGGGTGACCACGGTACGGATGGATTAGCCCGGGGTCTGTACAGCTGGGGTGGAATGCCCCGATGGCGCATCAGCCCGGAGCTGCTGGATGGGCTAAG GGCAGCCCTCGAGGTGGAAAACGACATGTTTATGCCGCACAACGAGCAG CTATTCCGGACGGCTCAGAACGACAACAAAGAGAATGGACGGGTTGACTTTGGGTTCGGTGCTGAACGAAATCTTCCCAAACGAGCTCCGACAGGATTTACGGGCATGCGAGGACGACGGGTTCCTTCCGGGTTTAATG GAGTGCGGGGCAAGAAGTCACTCTCTCTGTTCAGTTGGAACAATCAAGCGTCACGCGGTGGTCCAAACTCTTACCGAGATGGCAAACGGGCTCCTTCCGGATTCATGG GAATGCGTGGAAAGAAAAGCTTTGACAATGCGCTGGACGAACGATGGAGTTTGGACGAACTG AACTCTAACCAAATGGCTAAAGAATATCCCAACTTTCTCGTACTTGATCCTGCGTATGGTCCCTCGATGCACCTTAATGCGGCACCTCCGAAAAGAGTTCCAAACGGGTTTATGGGACTACGTGGGAAATAA
- the LOC125774740 gene encoding tachykinins-like isoform X1, whose product MSRPFVMLACFAFLANVCVSVSGLSETPADVPQEHPVDGIARPDDDRPNYMAFNENAFNDNDLPPPSPSPTDDSRMPPGDHGTDGLARGLYSWGGMPRWRISPELLDGLRAALEVENDMFMPHNEQLFRTAQNDNKENGRVDFGFGAERNLPKRAPTGFTGMRGRRVPSGFNGVRGKKSLSLFSWNNQASRGGPNSYRDGKRAPSGFMGMRGKKSFDNALDERWSLDELNSNQMAKEYPNFLVLDPAYGPSMHLNAAPPKRVPNGFMGLRGK is encoded by the exons ATGAGTCGACCTTTCGTAATGCTGGCGTGCTTCGCGTTCCTCGCTAACGTGTGTGTTTCGGTAAGTGGTCTTTCCGAAACGCCGGCCGACGTGCCG CAGGAACACCCCGTCGATGGTATCGCGAGACCCGATGACGATAGGCCCAATTACATGGCATTCAACGAAAATGCATTCAACGATAACGACCTTCCACCGCCATCTCCTTCACCGACCGATGATTCACGGATGCCACCGGGTGACCACGGTACGGATGGATTAGCCCGGGGTCTGTACAGCTGGGGTGGAATGCCCCGATGGCGCATCAGCCCGGAGCTGCTGGATGGGCTAAG GGCAGCCCTCGAGGTGGAAAACGACATGTTTATGCCGCACAACGAGCAG CTATTCCGGACGGCTCAGAACGACAACAAAGAGAATGGACGGGTTGACTTTGGGTTCGGTGCTGAACGAAATCTTCCCAAACGAGCTCCGACAGGATTTACGGGCATGCGAGGACGACGGGTTCCTTCCGGGTTTAATG GAGTGCGGGGCAAGAAGTCACTCTCTCTGTTCAGTTGGAACAATCAAGCGTCACGCGGTGGTCCAAACTCTTACCGAGATGGCAAACGGGCTCCTTCCGGATTCATGG GAATGCGTGGAAAGAAAAGCTTTGACAATGCGCTGGACGAACGATGGAGTTTGGACGAACTG AACTCTAACCAAATGGCTAAAGAATATCCCAACTTTCTCGTACTTGATCCTGCGTATGGTCCCTCGATGCACCTTAATGCGGCACCTCCGAAAAGAGTTCCAAACGGGTTTATGGGACTACGTGGGAAATAA
- the LOC125774740 gene encoding tachykinins-like isoform X2 — MSRPFVMLACFAFLANVCVSVSGLSETPADVPEHPVDGIARPDDDRPNYMAFNENAFNDNDLPPPSPSPTDDSRMPPGDHGTDGLARGLYSWGGMPRWRISPELLDGLRAALEVENDMFMPHNEQLFRTAQNDNKENGRVDFGFGAERNLPKRAPTGFTGMRGRRVPSGFNGVRGKKSLSLFSWNNQASRGGPNSYRDGKRAPSGFMGMRGKKSFDNALDERWSLDELNSNQMAKEYPNFLVLDPAYGPSMHLNAAPPKRVPNGFMGLRGK; from the exons ATGAGTCGACCTTTCGTAATGCTGGCGTGCTTCGCGTTCCTCGCTAACGTGTGTGTTTCGGTAAGTGGTCTTTCCGAAACGCCGGCCGACGTGCCG GAACACCCCGTCGATGGTATCGCGAGACCCGATGACGATAGGCCCAATTACATGGCATTCAACGAAAATGCATTCAACGATAACGACCTTCCACCGCCATCTCCTTCACCGACCGATGATTCACGGATGCCACCGGGTGACCACGGTACGGATGGATTAGCCCGGGGTCTGTACAGCTGGGGTGGAATGCCCCGATGGCGCATCAGCCCGGAGCTGCTGGATGGGCTAAG GGCAGCCCTCGAGGTGGAAAACGACATGTTTATGCCGCACAACGAGCAG CTATTCCGGACGGCTCAGAACGACAACAAAGAGAATGGACGGGTTGACTTTGGGTTCGGTGCTGAACGAAATCTTCCCAAACGAGCTCCGACAGGATTTACGGGCATGCGAGGACGACGGGTTCCTTCCGGGTTTAATG GAGTGCGGGGCAAGAAGTCACTCTCTCTGTTCAGTTGGAACAATCAAGCGTCACGCGGTGGTCCAAACTCTTACCGAGATGGCAAACGGGCTCCTTCCGGATTCATGG GAATGCGTGGAAAGAAAAGCTTTGACAATGCGCTGGACGAACGATGGAGTTTGGACGAACTG AACTCTAACCAAATGGCTAAAGAATATCCCAACTTTCTCGTACTTGATCCTGCGTATGGTCCCTCGATGCACCTTAATGCGGCACCTCCGAAAAGAGTTCCAAACGGGTTTATGGGACTACGTGGGAAATAA